From the genome of Clostridium sp. BNL1100, one region includes:
- a CDS encoding DUF3787 domain-containing protein produces the protein MNKKDAQLDGRDNRRRTAYRPTDNEGTAAWTNEATKQKHTNVVIPKIEGVSEAKSWVDNGSKL, from the coding sequence ATGAATAAAAAAGATGCACAATTAGACGGACGTGATAACAGGCGGAGGACAGCCTACAGGCCCACAGACAACGAGGGAACGGCAGCCTGGACAAATGAGGCCACAAAGCAAAAGCACACTAATGTTGTAATTCCTAAAATTGAAGGTGTTTCAGAAGCAAAAAGCTGGGTAGATAATGGAAGTAAACTTTAA
- the nifJ gene encoding pyruvate:ferredoxin (flavodoxin) oxidoreductase: MSKIKMTVDGNTAAAYISYAFTDVAAIYPITPSSNMAESVDEWSAKGKKNIFGQKVRVVEMQSEAGAAGALHGSLQAGALTTTFTASQGLLLMIPNMYKVAGELLPAVFHVSARAIATHALSIFGDHQDVMATRQTGVVMLASGSVQEIMDLAPVAHLAAIKGRLPFLHFFDGFRTSHEIQKVEALEYEDLASLVDYEAVKEFRDRALSPNHPVTRGTAQNPDVYFQGREASNPFYNDIVGIVEDYMNKVGALTGRKHGLFDYYGAPDAENIIVAMGSITDVVEETIDYMNSQGKKYGLVKVHLYRPFSVKHLLNAIPKTVKKIAVLDRTKEPGSVGEPLYLDVKTAFYDVPNAPVIVGGRFGLASKDTTPADIKAVYDNLEQQNPKNQFTIGIDDDVTHTSLPANEKINAEPKSSIRCKFWGLGSDGTVGANKQAIKIIGDHTEKYAQGYFAYDSKKSGGVTMSHLRFGDEPIKSAYLINEADYIACHNQSYVNQYDLLKGIKKGGIFVLNCLWDEKELEDHLPAEIKRQISRNNIQFYTVNATKIAEAIGLGNRINMIMQAAFFKLANIIPLDDAIKYLKQAVVKSYGNKGENIVKVNHEAIDKGIDAIVKINVPDSWKDAQDTSNTDIKEPAFISEIMRPMNAMKGEDLPVSAFKGIEDGTLPNGTSAYEKRGIAVNVPEWIPETCIQCNICSLVCPHAVIRPTLATEEELKDAPESFVTKNAVGKGTEGYQFRIQISPMDCTGCGNCADVCPAKPKALVMKKLSTQTEREIPNYDYATRKIGYKGGNFGNKTIKDSQFRKPLMEFSGACAGCGETPYIKLITQLYGDRMMIANATGCSSIWAASYPTSSYTVNHEGKGPAWANSLFEDNAEFGYGMYLGVKQIRERLRDVANQLLELDIEESLRPLLSKWLESVEDGAASKGASEDLINAIQSYSNKDQKQMQLVNELLDKKDYLVKRSIWVVGGDGWAYDIGYGGLDHVLSTGDDINMLVFDTEIYSNTGGQASKATPTSAIAKFASSGKKQAKKDLAAQMMTYGNVYVAQVGIGADRNQMLKAIAEAEAYNGPSIIIAYSPCISHGIKDGMGRSIANSAAAVSAGYWHLFRYNPDLKKEGKNPFILDSKEPKESFKEFLMSQVRYSSLAKMFPEEAEDLFSRAEEHAQEKYQRLKRMAEQ; encoded by the coding sequence ATGTCAAAAATCAAAATGACGGTTGACGGTAATACTGCAGCTGCATATATTTCCTATGCCTTTACCGATGTCGCTGCAATCTATCCCATAACACCATCATCAAACATGGCAGAGTCAGTTGACGAATGGTCTGCCAAAGGCAAAAAAAATATTTTCGGACAAAAAGTCCGGGTAGTTGAAATGCAGTCAGAAGCAGGCGCTGCAGGTGCCCTTCATGGTTCACTTCAGGCAGGCGCACTTACTACTACATTTACTGCTTCCCAAGGCTTGTTATTGATGATTCCGAATATGTACAAGGTTGCTGGGGAACTGCTGCCTGCTGTTTTCCATGTCAGTGCAAGAGCTATTGCAACCCATGCACTCTCCATATTCGGAGATCATCAGGATGTAATGGCAACAAGACAAACCGGGGTAGTCATGCTGGCTTCAGGTTCAGTTCAGGAAATAATGGATTTGGCACCTGTAGCCCATTTGGCTGCAATTAAAGGAAGACTTCCTTTCCTTCATTTCTTTGACGGATTCAGAACATCTCATGAAATACAGAAAGTCGAAGCACTTGAATATGAGGATCTGGCAAGTCTAGTTGATTATGAGGCAGTAAAGGAATTCAGAGACAGAGCCTTGTCTCCTAACCATCCTGTTACAAGAGGTACAGCTCAAAATCCGGATGTTTATTTTCAGGGTCGTGAAGCGTCTAATCCTTTTTATAACGATATTGTTGGTATTGTTGAGGATTATATGAATAAGGTTGGGGCTCTTACAGGCCGTAAACATGGCCTTTTTGATTACTATGGAGCACCTGATGCCGAAAATATAATTGTTGCAATGGGTTCAATTACAGATGTTGTTGAAGAAACAATTGATTACATGAATAGTCAGGGTAAAAAGTACGGACTCGTAAAGGTTCACCTTTATAGACCATTTTCTGTAAAACACCTGCTTAATGCAATCCCTAAAACAGTTAAAAAAATAGCTGTTCTGGACAGGACAAAAGAACCGGGTTCTGTAGGAGAGCCTTTATATCTCGATGTTAAAACTGCATTTTACGATGTTCCCAATGCCCCTGTTATCGTAGGAGGAAGATTTGGTCTTGCTTCAAAGGATACTACCCCTGCGGATATCAAGGCAGTATATGACAATCTGGAACAGCAGAATCCTAAAAACCAGTTCACTATCGGTATAGATGATGACGTTACTCATACATCACTGCCAGCAAATGAAAAAATCAATGCAGAACCAAAGTCATCAATAAGATGTAAATTCTGGGGACTTGGTTCTGATGGAACTGTAGGAGCAAACAAACAGGCAATAAAGATTATAGGTGATCATACCGAGAAATATGCTCAAGGTTACTTTGCTTATGACTCAAAGAAATCAGGCGGAGTTACCATGTCCCATCTCAGGTTTGGAGATGAGCCGATCAAGTCTGCTTACCTCATAAATGAGGCCGATTACATTGCTTGTCATAATCAATCCTACGTAAACCAGTACGATTTGTTGAAAGGTATTAAAAAAGGCGGTATTTTTGTTTTAAACTGCCTGTGGGATGAAAAGGAACTGGAAGATCATCTTCCCGCTGAAATAAAACGGCAGATTTCAAGAAACAATATACAGTTCTATACAGTTAATGCAACAAAGATTGCTGAAGCCATAGGTCTTGGAAACAGGATAAACATGATAATGCAGGCTGCTTTCTTTAAGCTTGCCAATATTATTCCTCTGGACGATGCCATAAAATATCTCAAGCAAGCTGTTGTTAAGAGTTACGGCAATAAGGGCGAAAATATCGTTAAGGTTAATCATGAAGCAATAGACAAGGGTATTGACGCTATAGTCAAGATAAATGTCCCTGACAGTTGGAAGGATGCACAGGATACTTCCAACACTGACATTAAAGAGCCGGCATTTATAAGTGAAATCATGAGGCCTATGAATGCAATGAAGGGTGAAGATCTTCCTGTAAGTGCATTTAAGGGAATTGAGGACGGAACTCTACCAAACGGAACCTCGGCATATGAAAAACGAGGCATTGCAGTTAACGTTCCCGAATGGATACCAGAAACCTGTATTCAGTGTAATATCTGCTCTCTGGTATGTCCTCATGCGGTTATCAGGCCTACTTTGGCTACCGAAGAAGAGTTAAAGGATGCACCTGAATCCTTTGTTACCAAAAACGCTGTGGGTAAAGGAACGGAAGGATACCAGTTCAGAATACAGATAAGTCCTATGGACTGTACAGGCTGCGGCAACTGTGCTGACGTGTGTCCGGCTAAGCCAAAAGCTCTTGTTATGAAAAAGCTTAGTACCCAGACTGAACGGGAAATACCTAACTATGACTATGCAACCAGAAAAATCGGTTATAAAGGCGGTAACTTTGGAAATAAGACTATTAAGGACAGTCAGTTCAGAAAACCTTTAATGGAATTCTCCGGAGCATGTGCCGGCTGTGGTGAAACACCATATATTAAGCTTATAACACAGCTTTACGGTGACAGGATGATGATTGCAAATGCAACAGGTTGTTCATCAATATGGGCTGCCTCATATCCTACAAGCTCATATACGGTAAACCATGAAGGCAAGGGCCCTGCCTGGGCAAATTCCTTATTTGAGGATAATGCCGAATTCGGTTACGGTATGTACCTTGGTGTAAAACAAATAAGGGAACGTCTCAGAGATGTTGCCAATCAGCTTTTGGAGCTTGACATTGAGGAAAGTCTAAGACCTTTATTATCAAAATGGCTGGAAAGTGTTGAGGACGGTGCAGCCTCAAAAGGAGCCAGTGAAGACTTAATTAATGCTATACAGAGCTATTCAAATAAAGACCAGAAACAAATGCAGTTGGTTAATGAGCTTCTTGACAAGAAGGATTATCTTGTTAAACGTTCAATATGGGTAGTAGGCGGAGACGGTTGGGCTTATGATATAGGCTATGGCGGACTCGACCATGTTCTCTCTACCGGAGATGACATTAACATGCTTGTATTTGATACTGAAATTTATTCAAACACAGGTGGTCAGGCTTCCAAGGCAACTCCTACATCCGCTATTGCCAAGTTTGCTTCTTCCGGTAAGAAACAGGCTAAAAAGGATCTTGCCGCACAAATGATGACCTACGGTAATGTATATGTTGCACAGGTTGGAATAGGTGCAGATAGGAACCAGATGCTCAAGGCCATTGCTGAAGCCGAAGCATACAACGGGCCTTCCATTATTATTGCATATTCTCCATGTATAAGCCATGGAATCAAGGACGGCATGGGAAGAAGCATAGCAAATTCAGCGGCCGCTGTATCAGCCGGATACTGGCATTTGTTCAGGTATAACCCTGATTTGAAGAAGGAAGGAAAGAATCCGTTTATACTGGATTCAAAAGAACCTAAGGAAAGCTTCAAGGAATTCCTGATGTCACAGGTTAGATATTCATCTCTTGCTAAGATGTTTCCTGAAGAGGCTGAAGACTTGTTCTCCCGTGCAGAAGAACATGCACAAGAAAAGTACCAGCGTTTAAAGCGTATGGCGGAGCAATAG
- a CDS encoding ABC transporter ATP-binding protein, which translates to MDYILKTNNLSKLYKNKKAVNGVNMNVAKGDIYGFLGQNGAGKTTTIRMIMGLIKPTEGEVFLFGERISVGQHAHYGRIGSVIETAGFYPNLTAVENLEIHRRLMGVTNKSYLEEALEITGMTDVRNKRVKGFSLGMKQRLGISRALLHKPELLILDEPTNGLDPVGIKEIRKLIQDLSMKRKITVLVSSHILSEIQQIASKIGIIHEGTLLEEIDFESLKKKSRSYIQIKTGDDKKASFLLEKMRITDYKVIEQGVIRIYEKLNESSTFNRMLSENGVEVSEISVKNDTLEDYFLKLTGGSFKVS; encoded by the coding sequence GTGGATTATATATTAAAAACTAATAATCTTTCGAAATTATATAAAAATAAAAAAGCTGTAAACGGTGTAAATATGAATGTTGCCAAGGGCGATATATATGGTTTTCTCGGTCAGAACGGAGCTGGCAAGACAACAACCATCAGAATGATAATGGGACTCATAAAGCCAACAGAGGGAGAGGTTTTTCTGTTCGGAGAGAGGATTTCAGTAGGACAGCATGCACATTACGGTAGAATAGGCTCGGTAATTGAGACTGCCGGCTTTTATCCAAACCTGACAGCAGTTGAAAATCTGGAGATACATAGACGGCTTATGGGTGTCACAAATAAAAGTTATCTTGAAGAAGCCCTTGAAATAACGGGTATGACAGATGTACGAAACAAAAGGGTCAAGGGCTTTTCCCTTGGAATGAAACAGAGACTTGGAATTTCAAGGGCACTGCTGCATAAGCCGGAATTATTGATACTTGATGAGCCTACAAATGGTCTTGATCCAGTGGGAATAAAGGAAATCCGCAAATTAATTCAAGACCTTTCCATGAAGAGAAAGATTACAGTTCTGGTATCTTCACACATACTTAGTGAGATACAGCAGATAGCTTCAAAAATAGGAATAATACATGAGGGAACATTATTGGAGGAAATTGATTTTGAGTCTCTTAAAAAGAAGAGCAGAAGCTATATTCAAATTAAGACAGGCGATGACAAGAAGGCGTCATTCCTTCTTGAAAAAATGAGAATTACGGATTATAAGGTTATTGAACAAGGGGTTATAAGGATTTATGAAAAGCTGAACGAATCTTCCACCTTCAACCGTATGTTATCCGAAAATGGTGTAGAGGTGAGTGAAATAAGCGTCAAGAATGACACTCTGGAAGATTATTTTCTGAAGCTAACAGGTGGGTCGTTCAAGGTTTCATAA
- a CDS encoding ABC transporter permease — MFLNLIYTELIKYKRTPIFWMIAIGGFLTAGTAMLLVTSQKSVVTWDSFAAAGLNGINLVALFIIAVITGYVISGEYQQSTIGILFTYPVSKIKLFTSKQAVMLIFSICLYISFLVSAFLFGIVFIGVPEWKLILKLIRLIFILAGLNFVLVPLTSFICLLVKSVGTSIFTGMGYFISYMCFINIKNSLFIPTCTPNRLVDNYFVTESICRGDVRGILAVSAAVFVTSVLISAVYYSRHDVYK, encoded by the coding sequence AGCTGATAAAATACAAGAGAACACCGATCTTCTGGATGATTGCAATAGGAGGGTTTCTTACGGCAGGCACTGCAATGCTCCTTGTAACATCACAAAAATCTGTTGTAACATGGGACAGCTTTGCGGCGGCAGGTCTGAACGGTATAAACCTTGTGGCACTGTTCATTATTGCAGTAATAACAGGGTACGTTATATCTGGTGAGTATCAGCAAAGTACTATAGGCATATTGTTTACATATCCTGTTTCAAAGATAAAGCTTTTTACGTCAAAACAAGCAGTAATGTTAATTTTTAGTATATGCTTGTATATTTCATTTCTGGTATCTGCTTTCTTATTTGGTATTGTGTTTATTGGTGTTCCTGAATGGAAACTGATATTAAAACTTATAAGGCTGATCTTTATCCTGGCTGGTCTTAATTTTGTTCTTGTTCCGCTGACATCATTTATATGTCTGTTGGTCAAATCAGTCGGAACAAGTATTTTTACCGGGATGGGTTACTTTATTTCATATATGTGTTTTATAAATATAAAAAACAGTCTTTTTATACCGACCTGCACACCTAACAGGCTTGTTGATAATTATTTTGTGACAGAAAGTATATGCAGAGGTGATGTAAGAGGTATTCTTGCAGTGTCTGCCGCAGTTTTTGTAACTTCGGTTTTAATTAGTGCTGTTTATTATTCAAGGCATGATGTGTATAAATAG